In Colias croceus chromosome 26, ilColCroc2.1, one DNA window encodes the following:
- the LOC123703454 gene encoding glycine-rich protein DC9.1-like — protein MKLAVILVLTCVVASQAQLFGLGGLFRNFVHGGGYGNQAYANGLGGQSSQGYQNSGMGGYHNIGAHNRRISNIQQSEDSGYHNMGGGQGYNNLGYGANGYNGYNRGLGNYGNSYGQGMEGEGIM, from the exons ATGAAGCTCGCT GTGATTCTCGTGCTCACTTGCGTCGTGGCATCGCAGGCCCAACTGTTCGGTCTGGGAGGGCTCTTCAGAAATTTCGTGCACGGCGGGGGGTATGGAAACCAAGCATACGCAAATGGCTTGGGCGGACAATCTAGCCAGGGCTACCAGAATTCTGGTATGGGCGGATATCACAACATAGGTGCACACAACAGGAGGATTAGCAAT ATACAACAGAGCGAAGATTCTGGGTACCACAACATGGGCGGCGGTCAAGGGTACAACAACTTAGGGTACGGCGCCAACGGGTACAACGGGTACAACAGAGGCTTGGGCAATTACGGCAACTCGTATGGCCAGGGTATGGAAGGCGAGGGTATAATGTAG